The Pocillopora verrucosa isolate sample1 chromosome 14, ASM3666991v2, whole genome shotgun sequence genome has a segment encoding these proteins:
- the LOC131785721 gene encoding transcriptional regulator ATRX homolog: MPDEERVRKKRRKLDSIISKLHQTNPSEKEGTGREEKQNDAKKENVDANETGESLPRSSRRKAAAAAVKQKHHDKEPVTCQEGEVDEEAHGIENGMDIDEEQKVPCIEEDCVIEEVPPDNDPVVKQEPVENYENSLDGLQKMLGYDISEEVQKQKEQRDEKKKEKQISENSDADVELPRRVQCTACGRQVNPAHGTVCRHPNLNVLVCKKCSRYFNSGPFTRDEFGVEEQCRWCGDGGSLLCCDKCEKAFCKTCIKRNLGKAKLKEIVDAPEDTEWLCFCCNSKPLSQLIKACNRIMDILDSRKAQKSLFKSKKGSSLKETPNQKERRSRLCSISENMGMSSDGALSPSESPTKKSAAANRVSVNDDDCKEDEDDGGNDSDRKKDRKCSSKVANKKNGKKNGSTKEDVLVVVDSDSDDDVVVTSSRSKGNNKKVQAKSTSKNKPQMSGESVGKNNKKDSKKSKVKNSRTRKDSSSESDSHEKNKDLKRKSKAVKKTKSKDKSEEEDSDFSDFVSIVKTKDGHQKEKKVRKQKGKGKKQAISDSGKESEDERDNERRKTRSKKASVSQKQTRKRPRRVTSSEEESSSSDEEKSDSDVPAKKRKKQQAKKSRKIQRIASEDSDESDEEIASKKKGKSRKKTKSNSSESDDDSKKKRKRKGKGKEKKGRKKHQIGKDNDDSENNEDEEEEEEEVSPSKKKGRKKIRKLIEDEKLAEETRKARRLEEERRKRLLERTRASELDDLPSESAKVSTLVLEADPDTKEPLVQIKEDLLQHLKPHQSKGIQFMYDCVIESLKSWKKEEPGGGCILAHCMGLGKTLQVVALVHTLMTHSDIKLQRVLVVAPLNTVLNWQVEFEKWLAVDDRLEVYILQEVGGNNWRRADMLTHWMRYGGVLIMGYSLYRNLSQCYRIRSKHQKKLFQEALVDPGPDLVVCDEGHILRNDASAISKALNAIKTKRRIVLTGTPLQNNLIEYHCMVSFVKPNLLGTRKEFTNTFVNPIQNGQCADSTALDVQIMKQRCHVLHKMLEGCVQRKDYAALIPFLPRKHEYVIKVRLSASQRKLYEHYLKTFVFPDGDVGKRGVSLFSDYQCLMRIWTHPWCLKLDALRRPEQFIDTDSMDDFVVHTDEEEEEEEGSESVQSTTSEEGEDEVQSSSESEDERKRVKGRRRKKISSSDEEESDDDENESEDEVLPQSSRKKSALASKASSASNRAGSSTVNIGGEDITVVDINEGASTSRVGPNSSNNDTRNSKKDVSVRDDATPSTSKDIQNSETSSSVFGSTRSGASFKDEPDVEIEEEKEWYDEFLQEDDEYNVELSGKLVLLMEILADAEAVNDKVLVFSQSLVTLDLIEKMLGGGEIGGDRENWCRGCDYFRMDGSTSAAMRQRWADIFNDDDNKTARLFLISTKAGGLGINLVAANRVVVFDVSWNPSHDVQSIFRVYRFGQSKAVFVYRLIAQGTMEEKIYDRQVTKLSLSSRVVDEQQIERHFTAADLRELYTFTPDVLDEDKEAEKEKEKDAGEKSKEKEEGANVTNEEKENDKGDETEKEGDRVNETERENGEKQGKDGENLRNGGKDSASEQAKGGDKPEERPSLPLPKDAVLADLIARLHPRWIVKYHEHDSMLQNIESEELTPEEMKQAWEAYEAERSGQIVPAHNRNQEPPPGSHAHTQMQVAQRIRINSDMLKQMQQIQQLQEMQQRQEIQQRQEMQERMQRVRQEQERLYQQRHSALYQQHQRQQDEIRRQNELRFIQHMTQQPAAQRFQIGQNTVNVQTTLPPAPQASQVSFARPGLTYQPLRVGFQVPANVRLAAPGAGTIPTTGTPSTITLTLGPATPVSTVRTLSNNAQVSRP; the protein is encoded by the exons ATGCCAGATGAGGAAAGAGTGAGGAAAAAACG ACGAAAGCTCGATTCCATAATCAGTAAACTGCATCAGACGAATCCATCGGAAAAAGAGGGCACAGGAAGGGAAGAAAAGCAG AATgatgcaaagaaagaaaatgttgatgCTAATGAAACAGGAGAATCACTTCCAAGGTCATCAAGAAG GAAAGCAGCTGCAGCAGCAGTAAAACAAAAGCACCATGACAAGGAACCAGTCACTTGCCAAGAAGGAGAGGTAGATGAAGAAGCTCATGGCATCGAAAATGGCATGGATATTGATGAAGAACAGAAAGTTCCTTGTATTGAAGAAGATTGTGTTATTGAAGAGGTACCACCTGATAATGATCCAGTGGTAAAACAAGAACCTGTTGAAAACTATGAGAACTCCTTAGATGGTCTTCAGAAAATGCTGGGGTATGATATTAGCGAAGAGGTACAGAAGCAGAAGGAACAGAGGgatgagaagaaaaaggagaagcaGATTTCTGAAAATTCAGATGCTGATG ttgagttaCCCCGAAGAGTTCAGTGTACAGCTTGCGGAAGACAAGTGAACCCTGCTCATGGTACTGTCTGTAGACACCCAAACTTGAATGTCTTGGTGTGTAAA aAATGCAGTCGGTACTTCAATTCTGGGCCATTTACTCGTGACGAATTTGGTGTAGAGGAACAGTGTCGATGGTGTGGCGATGGAGGTTCGCTTCTCTGCTGTGACAAGTGCGAGAAGGCATTTTGCAAAACTTGTATTAAACGTAACCTTGGCAAGGCAAAGCTCAAAGAGATCGTGGATGCACCGGAGGACACTGAATGGTTATGCTTTTGTTGTAATTCTAAACCTTTATCGCAGCTAATAAAAGCATGTAATCGAATTATGGACATTCTGGATTCGCGCAAAGCCCAAAAAAGTCTCTTTAAATCGAAAAAGGGATCTTCGTTAAAGGAGACCCCTAACCAAAAGGAACGACGGAGCAGACTGTGCAGTATAAGTGAGAACATGGGAATGAGCTCTGATGGCGCATTGTCACCCAGTGAAAGTCCAACAAAGAAGAGTGCGGCTGCTAATCGCGTCAGTGTCAATGATGATGATTGTAAAGAGGATGAGGACGATGGTGGAAATGATTCGGATCGAAAGAAAGATAGAAAATGCAGCTCTAAagttgcaaacaaaaaaaatggaaagaaaaatgggTCTACTAAAGAGGATGTTTTGGTGGTTGTTGACAGCGATAGTGATGATGATGTGGTGGTCACCAGCTCAAGGAGTAAAGGGAACAACAAAAAGGTTCAGGCGAAGAGTACAAGTAAAAACAAACCACAAATGAGTGGCGAATCAGTtgggaaaaataacaaaaaagacagtaagaaaagcaaagtgaaaaacaGTAGAACTAGAAAAGATTCATCAAGTGAATCAGATTCtcatgagaaaaacaaagatttaaagCGAAAGTCGAAAGCTGTAAAAAAGACAAAGAGCAAAGATAAAAGTGAAGAGGAAGATTCAGACTTTTCAGACTTTGTTTCTATAGTGAAAACTAAAGACGGTCatcaaaaggagaagaaggttaggaagcaaaaaggaaaaggaaagaaacaagCCATTTCAGATTCAGGGAAAGAATCTGAGGACGAGAGAGACAATGAAAGAAGAAAGACACGCTCTAAAAAGGCAAGCGTGTCACAAAAACAAACTAGAAAACGCCCGCGGAGGGTAACTTCTTCAGAGGAGGAGTCCAGTTCCTCCGATGAGGAGAAATCTGACAGTGATGTGCCAgctaaaaagaggaaaaaacagcAGGCTAAAAAGAGCAGAAAGATACAGAGGATAGCTTCAGAAGACAGTGATGAATCTGATGAAGAGATTGCCAGCAAAAAGAAGGGCAAATCAAGgaagaaaactaaaagtaatAGTTCTGAATCTGACGACGATagcaagaagaaaaggaaacggAAGGgaaaagggaaagagaaaaaaggacGAAAGAAACATCAAATTGGTAAGGATAATGACGACTCGGAAAATaatgaagacgaagaagaagaagaggaggaggTGAGCCCATCGAAAAAGAAAGGTCGTAAGAAAATTCGGAAACTGATTGAAGACGAGAAACTTGCCGAAGAAACCCGAAAGGCCAGAAGGCTCGAGGAAGAGAGGCGGAAACGCCTTTTAGAAAGGACTCGTGCCAGTGAACTTGATGACTTGCCAAGTGAGTCGGCCAAAGTCTCCACACTTGTTCTTGAGGCTGACCCAGACACCAAGGAGCCGTTAGTCCAGATTAAAGAGGATCTTCTGCAACATCTGAAACCTCATCAAAGCAAAGGGATACAGTTCATGTATGACTGTGTTATTGAGTCGTTAAAGTCATGGAAGAAAGAAGAGCCAGGTGGAGGCTGTATACTGGCCCACTGTATGGGTCTCGGCAAAACGCTGCAG GTCGTTGCACTTGTCCATACACTGATGACCCATTCAGATATCAAGTTACAAAGGGTGTTAGTCGTGGCTCCTCTCAACACAGTGTTGAACTGGCAAGTCGAGTTTGAAAAGTGGCTAGCTGTGGATGACAGGCTCGAG gtTTATATCCTTCAGGAAGTTGGAGGAAACAATTGGCGTCGAGCAGACATGCTCACACATTGGATGCGGTATGGTGGTGTGCTGATCATGGGATACTCGCTCTACCGTAACCTGTCACAATGCTACAGGATTAGAAGCAAACACCAGAAGAAGTTATTCCAGGAAGCTCTGGTTGATCCTG GTCCTGATTTGGTAGTTTGTGATGAAGGTCATATCTTGCGGAATGACGCCAGTGCCATCTCCAAAGCTCTCAATGCCATAAAGACAAAACGACGAATTGTGTTGACTGGAACACCTCTGCAGAATAATCTCATTGAAT ATCACTGTATGGTGAGTTTTGTGAAACCAAATCTCCTTGGTACGCGTAAAGAATTTACGAACACGTTTGTCAATCCCATCCAAAATGGCCAGTGTGCAGATTCTACAGCTCTTGATGTTCAGATTATGAAACAACGATGCCATGTGCTTCATAAGATGTTAGAAGGCTGTGTGCAA AGAAAAGATTACGCGGCGCTGATACCTTTTCTTCCACGTAAACATGAGTATGTGATCAAGGTTCGGTTATCAGCATCCCAGAGGAAGCTGTATGAACATTACCTCAAGACATTTGTGTTTCCTGATGGGGACGTTGGAAAAAGAG GGGTTTCCCTTTTCTCGGATTATCAGTGTCTGATGCGTATTTGGACTCATCCCTGGTGCCTGAAGCTGGATGCTCTGCGACGGCCAGAACAGTTTATCGATACAGACAGTATGGACGACTTTGTGGTACACActgacgaagaagaagaagaagaggaaggaTCAGAAAGCGTTCAGTCAACAACTTCAGAGGAAGGAGAAGACGAAGTTCAGTCTTCATCTGAGAGTGAAGATGAAAGAAAACGAGTTAAGGGcaggagaagaaagaagatttCAAGCTCAGACGAGGAGGAAAGTGATGACGATGAAAACGAAAGCGAGGATGAAGTTCTTCCGCAGTCCTCAAGGAAGAAATCTGCGCTCGCCAGCAAAGCTTCTTCAGCTTCAAACAGGGCTGGCTCCTCTACTGTGAACATTGGTGGAGAGGACATAACAGTAGTGGATATCAACGAAGGTGCGAGTACCAGTCGTGTTGGACCTAATTCTAGTAACAACGATACTCGCAACAGCAAGAAAGATGTTTCAGTGAGAGACGATGCGACACCGTCAACAAGTAAAGACATACAAAATAGCGAGACGAGCAGCAGTGTTTTTGGCAGCACACGGTCGGGGGCGTCTTTCAAAGACGAGCCGGACGTGGAGATCGAGGAGGAAAAGGAATGGTACGATGAATTCCTACAGGAAGATGACGAATACAACGTGGAACTTAGCGGCAAGCTTGTTCTTCTGATGGAGATCCTTGCTGATGCAGAGGCGGTGAATGATAAAGTACTAGTCTTCAGTCAGAGCCTGGTTACCCTTGATTTGATAGAGAAGATGCTTGGCGGTGGGGAAATCGGTGGCGATAGAGAGAACTGGTGTCGAGGTTGTGACTATTTTCGAATGGATGGATCCACAAGTGCGGCTATGAGACAGCGCTGGGCTGATATTTTTAACGATGATGATAACAAAAC GGCTCGCTTGTTTCTTATCTCGACCAAGGCTGGTGGACTGGGAATCAATCTAGTGGCAGCCAACCGAGTTGTGGTATTTGACGTGTCATGGAATCCCTCACACGATGTACAGTCAATCTTCAGGGTTTACCGGTTTGGACAGAGCAAGGCTGTGTTTGTTTACAGACTTATAGCACAG GGAACGATGGAGGAGAAGATATACGATAGACAG gTGACAAAGTTATCTTTGTCCAGCCGAGTGGTGGATGAACAACAGATTGAACGGCACTTTACTGCTGCTGATCTACGCGAGCTGTACACGTTTACCCCGGATGTTCTTGACGAGGATAAGGAGGCGGAGAAGGAGAAAGAGAAGGATGCCGGCgagaaaagcaaagaaaaggaagaaggagCTAATGTGACTAatgaggaaaaggaaaatgataaaggCGATGAGACAGAAAAGGAGGGCGATAGAGTCAATGAAACTGAGAGAGAAAATGGAGAGAAGCAAGGAAAGGACGGGGAAAATTTAAGGAATGGAGGAAAAGACAGTGCAAGCGAGCAAGCAAAAGGAGGCGATAAGCCCGAAGAGCGACCTTCCTTGCCTCTCCCAAAG GACGCTGTACTAGCAGATTTGATCGCACGCCTTCATCCCAGATGGATAGTGAAGTACCATGAGCATGACTCCATGCTACAGAACATCGAGTCTGAAGAACTGACTCCGGAAGAAATGAAGCAGGCATGGGAAGCTTACGAAGCTGAGAGATCTGGCCAAATAG TCCCAGCACACAACCGCAACCAGGAGCCTCCACCGGGGAGCCACGCCCACACTCAGATGCAAGTGGCGCAGAGAATCCGAATAAACTCGGATATGTTGAAGCAGATGCAGCAGATTCAACAGCTGCAAGAGATGCAGCAACGTCAGGAGATTCAGCAACGTCAGGAGATGCAGGAGCGCATGCAACGTGTACGGCAAGAGCAGGAACGGTTGTACCAGCAGCGCCACAGCGCTTTGTATCAACAGCACCAGCGACAGCAGGACGAGATACGCCGGCAGAATGAACTGCGATTCATTCAACACATGACGCAACAGCCTGCTGCACAGCGCTTCCAGATCGGACAAAATACAGTAAACGTGCAGACGACTCTTCCGCCGGCCCCACAGGCCTCCCAGGTGTCATTTGCTCGGCCTGGTTTGACGTATCAGCCTCTGAGGGTAGGTTTTCAGGTACCGGCGAATGTTCGCCTCGCTGCCCCTGGAGCTGGAACTATTCCTACAACAGGAACCCCATCCACTATAACCTTGACTCTTGGACCAGCTACGCCAGTCAGTACCGTCAGAACTTTGTCGAACAACGCGCAGGTTTCGCGGCCATAA
- the LOC131785718 gene encoding uncharacterized protein, whose translation MNEVLKNTHVFVDVLRMARSDEVKQWDESAFEKAFKWAGYFEEVYHKMQTKPSLAEKLDKYLDNFNKSGQIYLGDLRLSLAVLDNSKSLLRRFLLQNPHLSESQFHLTLKLYGLTVGNTQNCTDISDFLTDSFHLSQTRAAVQLLCKMRDRLTEDMRSFQGKPLKKCDSSTSSTSLMEFPGSITSADISMNAAAHCLFKHVQHQLKFGLKDVSKNKRVLCDKLTELAKQDNGLTSIIASLVLTPDDCQSTQDSETVTQLILEWVLEFFARCKPDPRLMTIPPHILTRVAFMYPAFFELYLSHLLSWAEKMTPYVCSNEEKCCTPRGIQWRYQVQERSVRLQDIENGHLAFTNLADHLRLLITGPASVADATYRELQCRFAERESVIDSRRCRNTLDSLNLNIWEDLGALLRSNTNF comes from the exons ATGAacgaagttttaaaaaatacccATGTATTTGTGGATGTACTACGTATGGCAAGGAGTGACGAAGTGAAGCAATGGGACGAAAGTGCCTTCGAAAAAGCTTTCAAATGGGCCGGTTACTTTGAAGAG GTTTATCATAAGATGCAGACAAAGCCTTCATTAGCAGAAAAACTGGATAAATATCTTGATAACTTCAATAAATCTGGGCAAATATACCTAGGAGATCTTAGATTATCCTTGGCAGTTCTTGATAATTCAAAGTCCTTACTCAGAAGGTTTCTACTTCAAAATCCTCATTTGTCAGAGAGCCAGTTCCACTTGACACTCAAACTATATGGCTTAACTGTAGGCAATACACAAAATTGTACCGACATTTCTGACTTTCTCACTGACTCTTTCCACTTGAGCCAAACAAGAGCTGCTGTACAACTGTTGTGTAAAATGAGGGATAGGTTGACTGAAGATATGAGATCTTTTCAAGGAAAACCATTAAAGAAATGTGACTCATCAACTTCTTCGACAAGTCTAATGGAATTTCCAGGTTCAATTACCTCGGCAGACATTTCCATGAATGCAGCTGCACATTGTTTATTCAAGCATGTTCAGCATCAGTTAAAGTTTGGACTCAAAG ATGTCAGCAAGAACAAGAGAGTCCTCTGTGACAAGCTGACAGAGCTAGCTAAGCAGGACAATGGACTGACAAGCATTATTGCATCACTGGTTTTGACTCCAGATGACTGTCAGTCTACTCAAGACTCTGAGACTGTCACTCAGCTAATTTTGGAGTGGGTCTTGG AGTTCTTTGCCAGATGCAAACCAGATCCTCGTTTGATGACCATCCCTCCCCACATACTCACCAGAGTAGCCTTTATGTATCCTGCCTTTTTTGAACTGTACTTGTCCCATCTGCTGAGCTGGGCAGAGAAAATGACCCCCTATGTCTGCAGCAACGAAGAGAAGTGTTGCACTCCGAGAGGAATTCAGTGGAG ATACCAGGTCCAAGAACGTTCGGTGAGACTTCAAGACATTGAAAATGGACACCTTGCATTTACAAATCTCGCTGATCACCTGAGGCTTCTAATAACTGGGCCTGCGTCTGTTGCTGATGCAACATACAGAGAACTTCAATGTCGGTTTGCCGAGAGAGAATCAGTAATTGATAGTCGTCGATGTAGAAATACTCTTGATTCACTGAATTTGAACATTTGGGAAGACCTTGGAGCTTTGTTACGTTCAAATACAAACTTCTGA